In Nicotiana tabacum cultivar K326 chromosome 19, ASM71507v2, whole genome shotgun sequence, one DNA window encodes the following:
- the LOC142173859 gene encoding glyoxylase I 4-like, with amino-acid sequence MGKVIVKAELGEETNFNWRSSTTSFSIYDHEEITRMPLLVLGFVLIQRPSSFDFEGAWLFNHGIGIHLLGKEDAQPKKERINPKDNHISFQCSDMDLIIERLEELKIEYVTATVKEGGVTVDQLFFHDPDGNMIEICNCQNIPILPLSSCPLKKFAKYPTFNQTIPNSFYGNGTSKMNCLGDQVEYLMLENLAMNMIDISF; translated from the exons ATGGGAAAAGTGATTGTGAAAGCAGAATTAGGCGAGGAGACAAACTTCAACTGGCGATCGTCAACGACATCATTCTCAATATATGATCATGAAGAAATTACAAGGATGCCTTTGTTAGTTCTTGGTTTTGTTCTAATCCAGAGGCCTTCTTCCTTCGACTTCGAAGGAGCTTG GTTGTTCAACCACGGAATTGGAATACATTTGCTAGGAAAAGAAGATGCACAGCCAAAGAAGGAAAGGATAAATCCAAAAGACAATCACATTTCATTCCAATGTTCGGATATGGACCTCATAATTGAGAGATTGGAAGAGTTGAAGATTGAGTATGTAACGGCAACGGTGAAAGAAGGTGGAGTCACTGTGGATCAACTCTTCTTCCACGACCCAGATGGCAACATGATTGAGATTTGCAATTGCCAAAATATACCAATTCTTCCACTTTCCTCTTGCCCTCTCAAGAAGTTTGCCAAATATCCAACCTTCAACCAAACcattccaaattctttttacg GGAATGGAACCAGTAAGATGAATTGCTTAGGAGATCAAGTGGAATATCTGATGTTGGAGAACTTAGCCATGAATATGATTGACATTTCATTTTGA